The following are encoded in a window of Gemmatimonadales bacterium genomic DNA:
- a CDS encoding BlaI/MecI/CopY family transcriptional regulator yields MSAARPPLSRREREVMDVLYRTGEGTVAEVMEQLADPPTYSAVRSTLRILEEKGHVSHREDGPRYVYVPAVGRETAQRAALNHVVDTFFDGSADHALVTLLRRSDLELSEKQIQRLAREIRRAREEGR; encoded by the coding sequence ATGAGTGCCGCCAGACCCCCGTTGAGCCGCCGCGAGCGAGAAGTGATGGACGTGCTGTACCGGACGGGGGAGGGCACCGTCGCGGAGGTGATGGAGCAGCTCGCCGATCCGCCGACCTACTCGGCCGTGCGCTCGACGCTGCGCATCCTCGAGGAGAAGGGGCACGTGAGCCACCGGGAGGACGGTCCCCGCTACGTGTACGTGCCGGCCGTGGGACGGGAGACGGCGCAGCGCGCCGCCCTCAACCACGTGGTGGACACCTTCTTCGACGGCTCGGCCGATCACGCGCTGGTGACGCTGCTGCGCCGCTCGGATCTCGAGTTGTCGGAGAAGCAGATCCAGCGGCTCGCCCGGGAGATCCGCCGGGCCCGCGAGGAGGGCCGATGA
- a CDS encoding M56 family metallopeptidase, with protein MSATGLLQLLANQGVAWALGSLAKGTLLLVAVFLAAAAVRRASAGLRHLVWGGGIVAVLAVPVVSLVLPWRLAVLRVPAGLVPAAAAPAAAGSGLRSPSFARAAVPLAPAPGLAPSPRSAADAGGPSRPSVRSWSLQRLSPAWWIAAIWAAGALVVLLRLVRGTVLVRRVRRHAVVLASADWRQPLIEAADRLGLPREPRLLASDAVLMPIVCGVLDPAIVLPAAASAWTEQRRRAVLCHELAHVRRSDLALTILSRLGCALYWFHPLFWVAARRLRLESERACDDLVLEVGTRPSEYADHLLQIACLAGSMRSPAVALPMAERREFEGRMLAILERGARRAPPSRRLAALLAAVALAVVLPVAAMGLAQGPPAGAPEPTPLAQGAPRSVPAAPAPTAHAETRTDTTVAQRTTVATQVGIATSVSATTGAPASLPVAAVRAATSLTGGAADDSLDPRTLAALLGALEDSVAAVRVDAAYALGRQEAHAAVTALAAHLRRDAAGVVREMAAWALGQIESGDATASLVAAARGDASEDVRAMAVWALGQVDDSAAVPGLAAVLGDASAEVRGRAAWALGTIGASPAPPALVAALRDPSAAVRLRAAWAVGQIEDGRAAPGLVPLLNDTASEVRRAAMWALGKMDAPEARAALLDALKNSDPEVRAQAARALGGSSGNPWPWPWPMPLNR; from the coding sequence ATGAGCGCCACGGGACTCCTCCAGCTCCTCGCGAACCAGGGCGTGGCGTGGGCGCTGGGGAGCCTGGCCAAGGGCACGTTGCTGCTGGTGGCGGTCTTCCTCGCCGCGGCCGCGGTGCGCCGGGCCTCCGCGGGCCTGCGGCACCTGGTGTGGGGCGGCGGCATCGTGGCGGTGCTCGCCGTCCCGGTCGTCTCGCTGGTGCTGCCGTGGCGGCTCGCGGTCCTGCGCGTCCCGGCGGGGCTGGTGCCCGCGGCGGCGGCGCCGGCGGCGGCGGGTTCGGGGCTGCGCTCGCCGTCGTTCGCCCGGGCGGCGGTGCCGCTGGCGCCCGCGCCCGGCCTCGCGCCGAGCCCCCGTTCCGCGGCGGACGCGGGCGGCCCGAGCCGCCCGTCCGTGCGGTCGTGGTCCCTGCAGCGGCTGTCTCCCGCCTGGTGGATCGCGGCAATCTGGGCCGCCGGCGCGCTGGTGGTGCTGCTGCGCCTGGTGCGCGGGACCGTGCTCGTGCGCCGGGTCCGGCGCCACGCGGTGGTGCTCGCGTCGGCCGACTGGCGGCAGCCGCTCATCGAGGCGGCGGACCGGCTGGGGCTGCCGCGGGAGCCGCGGCTGCTGGCGAGCGACGCCGTGCTGATGCCCATCGTGTGCGGCGTGCTCGATCCGGCGATCGTGCTGCCGGCAGCGGCGAGCGCGTGGACGGAGCAGCGGCGCCGGGCCGTGCTGTGCCACGAGCTGGCGCACGTGCGCCGCTCCGACCTCGCCCTCACGATCCTGAGCCGTCTGGGCTGCGCGCTGTACTGGTTCCATCCGCTGTTCTGGGTGGCCGCCCGCCGGCTGCGCCTGGAGAGCGAGCGCGCGTGCGACGACCTGGTGCTGGAAGTGGGCACCCGGCCCTCCGAGTACGCTGATCACCTGCTCCAGATCGCGTGTCTGGCCGGTTCGATGCGCTCGCCGGCCGTCGCCCTCCCGATGGCGGAGCGTCGCGAGTTCGAGGGCCGGATGCTCGCGATCCTGGAGCGCGGCGCGCGTCGTGCGCCGCCGTCGCGCCGGCTCGCTGCGCTGCTGGCCGCGGTCGCGCTCGCCGTCGTGCTGCCGGTCGCGGCGATGGGGCTTGCCCAGGGGCCGCCGGCCGGCGCCCCCGAGCCGACGCCGCTGGCGCAGGGCGCGCCGAGGTCGGTGCCCGCGGCCCCGGCGCCGACGGCGCATGCCGAGACGCGCACCGACACGACGGTCGCGCAGCGGACGACGGTCGCGACGCAGGTCGGCATCGCGACGTCGGTGTCCGCGACGACCGGAGCGCCCGCGTCCCTGCCGGTCGCGGCGGTGCGGGCCGCGACGTCGCTCACCGGCGGCGCGGCGGACGACAGCCTCGATCCGCGGACGCTCGCGGCGCTGCTCGGCGCGCTCGAGGACTCGGTCGCGGCCGTGCGGGTGGATGCCGCCTACGCCCTCGGCCGGCAGGAAGCGCATGCGGCCGTCACCGCGCTCGCGGCGCACCTGCGCCGCGACGCGGCGGGGGTGGTACGGGAGATGGCGGCATGGGCCCTGGGCCAGATCGAGAGCGGTGACGCCACCGCATCCCTGGTGGCCGCCGCGCGCGGCGACGCGTCGGAGGACGTGCGGGCGATGGCGGTGTGGGCGCTGGGCCAGGTGGACGATTCCGCGGCCGTGCCCGGCCTGGCGGCCGTGCTCGGCGACGCGAGCGCCGAGGTGCGGGGCCGCGCCGCCTGGGCGCTCGGGACCATCGGCGCGTCGCCCGCGCCACCGGCGCTGGTGGCCGCCCTGCGCGACCCGTCGGCGGCCGTCCGCCTGCGCGCCGCGTGGGCCGTGGGTCAGATCGAGGACGGCCGCGCCGCGCCGGGCCTCGTCCCGCTCCTCAACGATACGGCGTCCGAGGTACGACGCGCCGCCATGTGGGCGCTCGGCAAGATGGATGCGCCCGAAGCGCGCGCGGCGCTCCTCGACGCGCTCAAGAACTCCGATCCCGAGGTGCGTGCCCAGGCGGCGCGCGCCCTGGGCGGCAGCAGCGGCAACCCCTGGCCCTGGCCGTGGCCCATGCCGCTCAACCGCTAG
- a CDS encoding HEAT repeat domain-containing protein, whose product MNGSMIGAVVGALALGAGLHGRTAVRVGLAPAAADDSALAAGVLASARGAPVVLCRLAEQALENRWGGADSWRTPGDPPDSNGITRWAFARRPADYAVRLLARGIEDPDGCVRGIAARLIARATAAQIDAAVVPLLGSAAAGTRVAASVALGLAESGAAVTALIGRLTDEAGEVRLAAAWALGRTDSLRAAAPLRGVLRDADAGVRAAAARALGELEDTAAVDALVRLLRSDADEEVRVSAAEALGRMESKRAAPALAGALGDQSARVRRTAAWALGQIEDKGSVAALARALTDRDDDVRQTAVWALGQIGDASAVPALAERLGRDDRPEVRRKAAWALGQIEDKSSTGPLGTALKGDRDEEVRRTAAWALGQIEDAGSVPDLAAALGDSSEKVRTVAAWALGQISPHRAPDALLRALGHDTPGVREKAAWALGQIGDDAAVPALQSALADPESRVRRTALWALGQLDSDAARTAIVDALKDGDPEVRARAARALGGGHVDPRPEPMPMPEPRPFPGPEE is encoded by the coding sequence GTGAACGGATCGATGATCGGTGCGGTGGTCGGCGCGCTCGCGCTGGGCGCCGGGTTGCACGGCAGGACGGCGGTGCGTGTCGGTCTGGCGCCCGCGGCGGCGGACGATTCGGCGCTGGCCGCGGGGGTGCTAGCGTCGGCCCGAGGTGCACCGGTGGTGCTGTGCCGGCTGGCGGAGCAGGCACTCGAGAATCGCTGGGGCGGAGCGGACAGCTGGCGGACGCCCGGCGACCCGCCGGACTCGAACGGGATCACGCGGTGGGCGTTTGCGCGGCGGCCCGCCGACTACGCGGTTCGTCTGCTGGCTCGTGGCATCGAGGACCCGGACGGATGCGTGCGCGGGATCGCGGCGCGGCTCATCGCCCGCGCGACGGCGGCGCAGATCGACGCCGCCGTGGTGCCGCTGCTGGGCTCGGCGGCCGCCGGCACGCGGGTCGCGGCGTCGGTGGCGCTGGGCCTGGCCGAATCGGGGGCGGCGGTGACCGCCCTGATCGGCCGGCTGACCGACGAGGCCGGCGAGGTCCGGCTCGCGGCGGCGTGGGCGCTGGGGCGCACCGACTCGCTGCGCGCGGCGGCGCCGCTGCGCGGCGTGTTGCGGGACGCGGACGCCGGAGTCAGGGCGGCGGCGGCCCGGGCCCTCGGGGAGCTCGAGGACACGGCCGCGGTCGATGCCTTGGTCAGGCTGCTCCGGAGCGACGCCGACGAGGAGGTGCGCGTATCCGCGGCCGAAGCGCTGGGGCGGATGGAGTCGAAGCGGGCCGCGCCGGCACTGGCCGGGGCCCTCGGCGACCAGAGTGCGCGGGTGCGCCGGACGGCGGCCTGGGCGCTGGGACAGATCGAGGACAAGGGGTCGGTGGCGGCGTTGGCGCGTGCGCTGACGGACCGGGACGACGACGTGCGGCAAACGGCCGTATGGGCGCTCGGGCAGATCGGGGACGCGTCGGCCGTGCCGGCCCTGGCCGAGCGGCTGGGCCGCGACGACCGGCCGGAGGTCCGCCGCAAGGCGGCGTGGGCGCTGGGCCAGATCGAGGACAAGTCCTCGACCGGGCCGCTGGGCACGGCGCTCAAGGGCGACCGGGACGAGGAGGTGCGGCGCACCGCCGCCTGGGCGCTGGGCCAGATCGAGGACGCGGGCAGCGTGCCGGACCTGGCGGCGGCGCTGGGCGACAGCTCGGAGAAGGTGCGCACCGTCGCCGCGTGGGCGCTCGGGCAGATCAGCCCTCACCGGGCGCCGGACGCGCTGCTGCGGGCGCTGGGCCACGACACGCCCGGGGTGCGCGAGAAGGCGGCGTGGGCGCTGGGCCAGATCGGCGACGACGCCGCGGTCCCGGCCCTCCAGAGCGCGCTCGCGGACCCGGAGTCGCGGGTGCGGCGCACCGCGCTGTGGGCGCTGGGCCAGCTCGACAGCGACGCGGCGCGGACGGCGATCGTGGACGCGCTGAAGGACGGCGATCCCGAGGTGCGCGCCCGCGCGGCGCGCGCCCTGGGCGGTGGCCACGTGGACCCGCGGCCCGAGCCGATGCCGATGCCGGAGCCGCGGCCGTTCCCCGGCCCGGAGGAGTGA
- a CDS encoding ABC transporter ATP-binding protein, translating into MAGTDRKRVDWQSAWQEARRIVWRHRRYLAVGLAVMLVNRLAGLVLPTTSKFLIDDVIGKHQPRLLVPLALAVAGAALLQAATSFTLSQLLGVTAQRAITEMRRDVEAHVMRLPVRFFDSTKSGVLISRIMTDAEGIRNLVGTGLVQLVGGTVTAALALGVLFYLNWRLTAITILILAVFGGMMALAFSRLRPIFRERGQINAEVTGRLGESLGGIRVVKSYVAERGEQLVFTRGVHRLFRNIAKTITGTSALGAATIVITGGIGVLMILVGGRAILDGRMSLGGFVMYVFFIGLVAAPLVQIASIGTQVSEAFAGLDRIRDLRRAVTEDAGDLERLPLGDDLKGEIAFEDVAFAYDPGVPVLRGVSFRAPAGSTTALVGSSGSGKSTLIGLVMAFARPAAGRVLVDGRDLATLRLRDYRAHLGVVLQDNFLFDGTIAENVGFSKPHATRDEILRVARIAHCDEFVDKFKDGYDTVVGERGVKLSGGQRQRVAIARAILADPRILILDEATSSLDSESEALIQDGLRRLRHGRTTFVIAHRLSTIRSADQILVIEAGEIVERGTHPALLAAGGRYRQLHDKQYALETDRFVNPGEDFTPEPEAPAPPPRTPVAPGRL; encoded by the coding sequence GTGGCGGGGACCGACAGAAAGCGGGTCGACTGGCAGTCGGCGTGGCAGGAAGCGCGCCGCATCGTGTGGCGCCACCGCCGCTATCTCGCGGTGGGGCTGGCCGTGATGCTGGTGAACCGCCTGGCCGGCCTGGTGCTGCCGACCACCTCGAAGTTCCTCATCGACGACGTGATCGGGAAGCACCAGCCGCGGCTCCTCGTGCCGCTGGCGCTCGCCGTCGCCGGCGCCGCGCTGCTCCAGGCGGCGACCTCGTTCACCCTCTCGCAGCTCCTCGGCGTCACCGCCCAGCGCGCCATCACCGAGATGCGGCGCGACGTGGAGGCGCACGTGATGCGCCTGCCGGTGCGCTTCTTCGACTCGACCAAGAGCGGCGTCCTGATCTCCCGCATCATGACCGACGCGGAGGGCATCCGGAACCTGGTCGGCACCGGCCTGGTGCAGCTGGTGGGCGGCACCGTGACGGCCGCGCTGGCGCTGGGCGTGCTGTTCTACCTCAACTGGCGCCTCACGGCGATCACCATCCTCATCCTGGCCGTGTTCGGCGGGATGATGGCGCTGGCCTTCAGCCGGCTGCGGCCCATCTTCCGCGAGCGCGGCCAGATCAACGCCGAGGTGACCGGCCGGCTCGGCGAGTCGCTGGGCGGGATCCGGGTGGTCAAGTCGTACGTGGCCGAGCGCGGGGAGCAGCTGGTGTTCACCCGCGGCGTGCACCGCCTGTTCCGCAACATCGCGAAGACGATCACGGGCACCTCCGCGCTCGGCGCGGCGACCATCGTCATCACCGGCGGCATCGGCGTGCTGATGATCCTGGTGGGCGGGCGGGCCATCCTGGACGGGCGGATGTCGCTGGGCGGCTTCGTGATGTACGTGTTCTTCATCGGCCTCGTGGCGGCGCCGCTGGTGCAGATCGCCTCCATCGGCACCCAGGTGAGCGAGGCGTTCGCCGGCCTGGACCGGATCCGCGATCTACGCCGGGCGGTGACGGAGGACGCGGGCGACCTGGAGCGGCTCCCGCTCGGCGACGACCTGAAGGGCGAGATCGCCTTCGAGGACGTCGCGTTCGCCTACGACCCGGGCGTGCCGGTCCTGCGGGGCGTGTCGTTCCGCGCGCCGGCCGGCTCCACCACTGCGCTGGTGGGCTCGAGCGGCTCGGGGAAGAGCACCCTGATCGGCCTGGTGATGGCGTTCGCGCGGCCGGCGGCGGGCCGCGTGCTGGTGGACGGGCGCGACCTCGCGACGCTGCGCCTCCGCGACTACCGGGCCCACCTGGGCGTGGTGCTCCAGGACAACTTCCTGTTCGACGGCACGATCGCCGAGAACGTCGGCTTCTCGAAGCCGCACGCCACCCGCGACGAGATCCTGCGGGTGGCGCGGATCGCCCACTGCGACGAGTTCGTGGACAAGTTCAAGGACGGCTACGACACCGTGGTGGGAGAGCGGGGGGTCAAGCTCTCGGGCGGCCAGCGCCAGCGCGTGGCCATCGCGCGCGCCATCCTCGCCGATCCCCGGATCCTGATCCTCGACGAGGCCACCTCCAGCCTGGACAGCGAGAGCGAGGCGCTGATCCAGGACGGGCTGCGCCGGCTGCGGCACGGGCGCACCACGTTCGTCATCGCCCACCGGCTCTCGACCATCCGCAGCGCGGACCAGATCCTGGTCATCGAGGCGGGCGAGATCGTGGAGCGCGGGACGCACCCGGCGCTGCTCGCGGCCGGCGGCCGCTACCGCCAGCTCCACGACAAGCAGTACGCGCTCGAGACCGACCGGTTCGTGAACCCCGGCGAGGACTTCACGCCGGAGCCCGAGGCTCCCGCGCCGCCGCCGCGGACGCCGGTCGCGCCCGGCCGGCTGTAG
- a CDS encoding protein kinase, giving the protein MTEVEDRLAAALAGRYRFERELGSGGMATVFLAEDLKHHRYIALKTLRSDVAESMEADQFLLEIEIAAALTHPHILPLYDSGEADGLVYYVMPYVEGPSLRQRLQAEPRLPLAEALRIARQVVGALDYAHRRGLVHRDIKPENIMLYEDAALVTDFGIALALRSARAGTPSADGTVVGTPLYMSPEQAMGDPVDLRSDLYSAGCVLYEMLAGAPPFGGETTMEITAQKLVDPVPPLRAGRPEVPAEIEAALARALASRADERFATAAEMAAALEPPARVSTGRRRRTGGGAPAAAPSPSIAVLPFANPGADPDAEIFSDGIAEELTNALSRLDGLRVVARASAFAFKGRQEDARGIGQQLGVGAVLEGSVRRSGNRVRVTAELVNVADGYRLWADRYDRTVDDVFAIQDEIASAIADVLEAKLLGAPKAYAQEPARKGDPKAFEHYLRGRHLWNQRTTAALEQSVAEFDRALAIDPAHAPAQAAIADSYVILGVYSHRPPDEVMPKARAAAEQALAIDSSLAEAHTSLACVRALYEWDWAAADALFRRAIAYNPQYATAHQWYAMNCLVPTGRFQEAQTELDRALALDPLSLAVHISVGLRHFYARDLAAAAAELEKTLRLNAEFGAAYYFLGHAYIAMGRFDEAVAPLERAVRLQGGSAETMAAQATAHAFAYQRPQAEALLADLERRAHETYVSPALLAQVQLALGDQAAALDRLEEAAARRAADVVWLKVHPIYDAVRGHPRFRALLGTTKLG; this is encoded by the coding sequence ATGACCGAGGTGGAGGACCGTCTCGCCGCGGCGCTGGCCGGCCGCTACCGCTTCGAGCGCGAGCTCGGCAGCGGCGGCATGGCGACGGTGTTCCTCGCCGAGGACCTCAAGCACCACCGCTACATCGCCCTCAAGACCCTGCGCAGCGACGTTGCCGAGTCGATGGAAGCGGACCAGTTCCTGCTCGAGATCGAGATCGCCGCCGCGCTGACCCATCCGCACATCCTGCCGCTGTACGACTCGGGCGAGGCGGACGGCCTGGTGTACTACGTTATGCCGTACGTCGAGGGGCCCTCGCTGCGGCAGCGGCTCCAGGCCGAGCCGCGGCTGCCCTTAGCCGAGGCGCTGCGGATCGCGCGGCAGGTGGTGGGGGCGCTCGACTACGCGCACCGCCGCGGGCTGGTGCACCGGGACATCAAGCCCGAGAACATCATGCTCTACGAGGACGCCGCCCTCGTGACCGACTTCGGGATCGCGCTCGCGCTGCGCTCGGCCCGCGCCGGCACGCCCAGCGCGGACGGCACCGTGGTCGGGACGCCCCTGTACATGAGTCCCGAGCAGGCGATGGGCGACCCGGTGGACCTGCGGAGCGACCTGTATTCCGCCGGCTGCGTGCTGTACGAGATGCTCGCCGGAGCGCCGCCGTTCGGCGGCGAGACGACGATGGAGATCACCGCGCAGAAGCTGGTGGATCCGGTGCCGCCGCTGCGGGCCGGCCGGCCCGAGGTGCCGGCGGAGATCGAGGCGGCGCTGGCGCGCGCGCTCGCCTCCCGGGCCGACGAGCGGTTCGCGACCGCGGCCGAGATGGCGGCGGCGCTCGAGCCGCCGGCGCGGGTCTCGACGGGCCGGCGGCGCCGCACCGGTGGTGGCGCGCCCGCCGCGGCGCCGTCGCCTTCCATCGCCGTCCTGCCGTTCGCCAACCCGGGCGCGGATCCGGACGCCGAGATCTTCAGCGACGGCATCGCCGAGGAGCTGACCAACGCCCTCTCGAGGCTCGACGGCCTGCGGGTCGTGGCGCGCGCGTCCGCCTTCGCGTTCAAGGGACGGCAGGAGGACGCGCGCGGGATCGGGCAGCAGCTCGGCGTCGGCGCCGTGCTCGAGGGGAGCGTGCGGCGCTCGGGCAACCGGGTGCGGGTGACGGCCGAGCTGGTGAACGTCGCCGACGGCTACCGGCTGTGGGCGGACCGGTACGACCGCACGGTGGACGACGTGTTCGCCATTCAGGACGAGATCGCCAGCGCGATCGCCGACGTGCTCGAGGCCAAGCTGCTCGGCGCTCCCAAGGCCTACGCCCAGGAGCCGGCGCGCAAGGGCGACCCGAAGGCGTTCGAGCACTACCTCCGCGGCCGGCACCTGTGGAACCAGCGCACGACCGCCGCCCTGGAGCAGAGCGTGGCGGAGTTCGACCGCGCGCTGGCGATCGATCCCGCCCACGCGCCCGCGCAGGCCGCGATCGCCGATTCGTACGTCATCCTCGGCGTGTACAGCCACCGGCCGCCCGACGAGGTGATGCCCAAGGCCCGGGCGGCGGCCGAGCAGGCGCTGGCCATCGATTCGTCGCTCGCCGAGGCGCATACGTCCCTGGCGTGCGTGCGGGCGCTGTACGAGTGGGACTGGGCGGCCGCCGACGCCCTGTTCCGCCGCGCCATCGCCTACAACCCGCAGTACGCCACCGCCCACCAGTGGTACGCGATGAACTGCCTGGTGCCGACCGGCCGGTTCCAGGAGGCGCAGACGGAGCTGGACCGCGCCCTCGCGCTCGACCCGCTGTCGCTCGCCGTGCACATCAGCGTGGGCCTGCGCCACTTCTACGCGCGTGACCTCGCCGCCGCCGCGGCGGAGCTGGAGAAGACGCTCCGGCTCAACGCGGAGTTCGGCGCGGCCTACTACTTCCTCGGCCACGCGTACATCGCGATGGGCCGCTTCGACGAAGCGGTCGCGCCGCTGGAGCGCGCGGTGCGGCTCCAGGGGGGAAGCGCGGAGACGATGGCCGCCCAGGCGACCGCGCACGCGTTCGCCTACCAGCGGCCGCAGGCGGAGGCGCTGCTGGCCGATCTCGAGCGGCGCGCGCACGAGACGTACGTGTCGCCGGCACTCCTGGCGCAGGTCCAGCTCGCGCTCGGCGACCAGGCCGCCGCGCTCGACCGCCTCGAGGAGGCCGCCGCGCGCCGCGCCGCCGACGTGGTGTGGCTGAAGGTCCACCCGATCTACGACGCGGTGCGCGGCCACCCGCGCTTCCGCGCACTGCTGGGGACGACGAAGCTGGGGTGA
- a CDS encoding nuclear transport factor 2 family protein has translation MTGSRFARVMATVALVAGAGCVRPGAQPAPTLESARQAVLALLAHGAAAWTHGDLDAFVSDYAPDATFVTQDRLLHGRAEIRAHYAPRFAPGAPRDSLYFQDLTVDPLGPGAFNAIAYYVLQRGDSVVARGPTSLVMRRAGGRWFIVHDHSS, from the coding sequence ATGACCGGCAGCCGGTTCGCTCGCGTGATGGCGACGGTGGCACTCGTGGCGGGGGCGGGGTGCGTCCGGCCCGGGGCGCAGCCGGCGCCGACCCTCGAGTCCGCGCGGCAGGCGGTGCTCGCGCTGCTCGCCCACGGCGCCGCCGCGTGGACGCACGGCGACCTCGACGCGTTCGTCTCCGACTACGCGCCCGACGCCACGTTCGTGACGCAGGACCGGCTGCTGCACGGCCGCGCCGAGATCCGCGCGCACTACGCGCCGCGCTTCGCCCCGGGTGCGCCCCGCGACTCCCTGTACTTCCAGGATCTCACGGTGGACCCGCTCGGTCCGGGCGCGTTCAACGCGATCGCCTACTACGTGCTGCAGCGCGGCGACTCGGTCGTCGCCCGCGGCCCCACGTCGCTGGTGATGCGCCGCGCGGGCGGCCGCTGGTTCATCGTGCACGACCACTCCAGTTGA
- a CDS encoding MATE family efflux transporter: MPEAPPAEEAPGERPATERPLDLVRLALRGTRQDYTEGPIARALVLLAVPMVLETLLESLFAVVDIFFVAHLGADAIATVGLTESMMSLIYAVAIGLGIGAAAVVARRVGEHDPSRASHAGGQAILLGVLVSLPISLIGLTLAPDLLKVLGASAGVRSVGSGYTRVLLGGNAAVLLLFLINAVFRGAGDASIAMRSLWLASGCNMVLGPLFIFGVGPFPRLGVTGAAVGTTIGRSIGVLYQVRQLARRRGRIAIRAGDFFPDVRQLASLVRLSGSGILQILIGTASWLALIRVLALFGSTVLAGYTIGIRVIVFALLPSWGLSNAAATMVGQNLGAKKPERAERAVWMAAWYNMWVLGALGVLFVVLAGPIIAIFTRDAAIAPWGVGCLRIVSAGFVFYAYGMVVSNAFNGAGDTWTPTVLNLVCFWLLEVPLAWALSRLPAFGPHGVFVAIAVAFSTLALSSSLLFRRGRWKTRAV, translated from the coding sequence GTGCCCGAGGCGCCTCCCGCGGAGGAGGCCCCCGGCGAGCGGCCCGCCACGGAGCGGCCGCTCGACCTCGTGCGCCTGGCGCTGCGCGGCACCCGCCAGGACTACACCGAGGGCCCGATCGCGCGCGCCCTGGTGCTGCTCGCCGTGCCGATGGTGCTCGAGACCCTGCTCGAGTCGCTGTTCGCGGTGGTGGACATCTTCTTCGTCGCCCACCTCGGGGCCGACGCCATCGCCACGGTGGGGCTCACCGAGTCGATGATGTCGCTGATCTACGCGGTCGCCATCGGCCTCGGGATCGGCGCGGCCGCCGTGGTCGCGCGGCGCGTCGGCGAGCACGACCCGTCGCGCGCCTCGCACGCGGGCGGCCAGGCCATCCTGCTCGGCGTGCTGGTGTCGCTCCCCATCTCCCTGATCGGACTGACGCTGGCACCCGACCTGCTCAAGGTGCTGGGCGCGTCGGCCGGCGTGCGCAGCGTGGGATCCGGCTACACGCGGGTGCTGCTGGGCGGGAATGCGGCGGTGCTGCTGCTGTTCCTCATCAACGCGGTGTTCCGCGGCGCCGGCGACGCGTCCATCGCGATGCGGTCCCTGTGGCTCGCCAGCGGCTGCAACATGGTGCTCGGCCCGCTGTTCATCTTCGGCGTCGGCCCGTTCCCGCGCCTCGGCGTCACCGGCGCCGCCGTGGGAACCACCATCGGCCGCAGCATCGGCGTGCTGTACCAGGTGCGGCAGCTCGCGCGGCGGCGGGGGCGGATCGCCATCCGCGCCGGCGACTTCTTTCCCGACGTCCGCCAGCTCGCCTCCCTGGTCCGGCTCTCCGGCTCCGGCATCCTCCAGATCCTCATCGGGACGGCGAGCTGGCTGGCGCTGATCCGCGTCCTGGCGCTGTTCGGCAGCACCGTGCTCGCCGGGTACACGATCGGCATCCGGGTGATCGTGTTCGCGCTGCTGCCCTCGTGGGGCCTCAGCAACGCGGCGGCGACGATGGTCGGCCAGAACCTCGGCGCGAAGAAGCCGGAACGCGCCGAGCGGGCGGTGTGGATGGCGGCCTGGTACAACATGTGGGTGCTGGGGGCGCTCGGCGTGCTGTTCGTGGTGCTCGCGGGGCCGATCATCGCGATCTTCACCCGCGACGCGGCGATCGCCCCCTGGGGCGTCGGGTGCCTGCGGATCGTGAGCGCGGGATTCGTCTTCTACGCGTACGGGATGGTCGTGTCCAACGCCTTCAACGGCGCCGGCGACACCTGGACGCCGACCGTGCTGAACCTGGTCTGCTTCTGGCTGCTGGAAGTGCCGCTCGCGTGGGCCCTGTCGCGCCTGCCGGCGTTCGGGCCCCACGGCGTCTTCGTGGCCATCGCCGTCGCGTTCTCGACCCTGGCCCTGTCCAGCTCGCTGCTGTTCCGCCGCGGGCGCTGGAAGACCCGCGCCGTGTAG
- a CDS encoding DsrE/DsrF/DrsH-like family protein, with the protein MTATMQAPAPAGRDEPRARLRRLALVASKGTLDGAYPPLILAATAASLGWEVGIFFTFYGLDIVHRKRHRTLKVAPLGNPAMPVPVPSLLGALPGMTAAATAMMKGWMRRARLPDVAQFLAMARESGTKLFACSTTMGVMGVKASDLLPGVDIAGATAFLDFAADADVSLFV; encoded by the coding sequence GGCCCCGGCCGGCCGCGACGAGCCCCGCGCCCGCCTCCGCCGCCTCGCGCTGGTGGCATCGAAGGGCACCCTCGACGGCGCGTACCCGCCGCTGATCCTCGCCGCCACTGCGGCGAGCCTCGGCTGGGAGGTGGGCATCTTCTTCACCTTCTACGGGCTCGACATCGTCCACCGGAAGCGCCACCGCACGCTCAAGGTCGCGCCGCTCGGGAACCCCGCGATGCCGGTCCCGGTGCCGAGCCTGCTCGGCGCGCTGCCCGGGATGACCGCGGCGGCGACCGCGATGATGAAGGGCTGGATGCGGCGGGCCCGGCTCCCGGACGTGGCGCAGTTCCTCGCCATGGCGCGCGAGAGCGGGACGAAGCTGTTCGCCTGCTCGACGACGATGGGCGTGATGGGGGTGAAGGCGTCGGACCTGCTGCCCGGCGTGGACATCGCCGGCGCCACCGCGTTCCTCGACTTCGCCGCCGACGCCGACGTGTCCCTGTTCGTGTAG